The Desulfovibrio desulfuricans DSM 642 DNA segment CGCGCAGCTGCGCGGCATTGACCAGATTGCCGTTGTGCGCAAGCGCCACATCCCGTCCCTTAAAATGGGCAAGGAAGGGCTGGGCATTGCTGCTGGAGGAACGCCCGGTGGTGGAATAGCGCACATGGCCTATGGCTGTTCTGCCGGTCAGAGCCTTGAGGTGCCCCTCTGAAAAAACATCGGGCACAAGGCCCATACCCTTGTGTTCGTGTACGCCGTCGGTGTCAAAGGTAACTATGCCCGCGCTTTCCTGTCCGCGATGCTGCTGTGCATACAAACCGAAATAAGCCAGACGAGCCGCTTCCTCGTGGTCATAAATGCCGAATACGCCGCATTCGTGCTTGATCATAGGCCTTACTTCTTCAGTTTTTTGCGCAGATGCGCAATGCGATTATCAATGACCGACGGATTGGGATAATCGTCGCGGGCCAGTTCAAAGTTTTTCAGGGCTTCTTTTCCCTTACCGAGCTGTTCAAGGGCATCAGCCAGCAAATAGCCCGCCAGACCACGCAGAATCTTGTCCGGATCGCTGTCCAGTATCTGTTGACAAAGGTCAGCCACATCCTGCCAGCGTTCCCTTGCCATATTCTGGTCGGCAAGGTCGTACATGCACATTATTTTGTCATGATCCGCCATGGGCAGAGCAAGACACTGCTGCAAGGTATCTTCGCCTGCGTCAAACCGGCGCAGGTTGAACTGCATGGCCGCCAGCCTGCGGTAACCATCCACAGTCTGCTCCGCCGACAGGCCTGCAAGACCTATATAAGCATTCCAGGCGTCCGCGGCACGGCCATAACGCCGCAAACCCTCGTTTACCTCGCCCATACGCCGCAAAATAACAGCGCTTCTGGCGTCATTATCTGCAAATTCCGCCAGCATGGTTTCAAGGCATTCAAGGGTGGCGCGAGGTTCCTGCCCGGCGGCATTGAGCACAACCAGCAACTGCTGCCACGCTTCCCAACGCAGATCAGCATCCCGTGCCTCACGCAGATAACGCTCAAGCAGCCTTTCGGCAAGGGACCAGTCACGCAAAGAAACTGCGGTGCGGGCTGCGGAAAGGTCATCGCCCACCATGCTCTGGTCTTTGCAAGCGCACAAAAAGCCAGCAAAAACCAGGCACAGACACAGGGTCAAACCCTTGCCGCAAACCCGCCGCAATATTTTCATCAGCTGTGGTTATTCTTCGCCGTCATCGTCTGCACTGTCGTCAGCAAGCCCTTCGGGCT contains these protein-coding regions:
- a CDS encoding tetratricopeptide repeat protein; the encoded protein is MKILRRVCGKGLTLCLCLVFAGFLCACKDQSMVGDDLSAARTAVSLRDWSLAERLLERYLREARDADLRWEAWQQLLVVLNAAGQEPRATLECLETMLAEFADNDARSAVILRRMGEVNEGLRRYGRAADAWNAYIGLAGLSAEQTVDGYRRLAAMQFNLRRFDAGEDTLQQCLALPMADHDKIMCMYDLADQNMARERWQDVADLCQQILDSDPDKILRGLAGYLLADALEQLGKGKEALKNFELARDDYPNPSVIDNRIAHLRKKLKK